The following DNA comes from Rosa rugosa chromosome 5, drRosRugo1.1, whole genome shotgun sequence.
TGAAGGAGCTATGAATTGGTTTAGATTGGTTTTGGACTTAAATGTTtcattcattttgtttttaggcTTTCAAGGGGTATGAGAATACTAACGAGAATTGGGTATTGAGCATCACATCATTGTCCGGAGCGTTCAATGGGACTACAAGAACTTACTTGGATGGAATGCAGTGAGTTTTATTTCTTCAGCTTATTCCTTTTCCTGTAGTTGAATTCTTCAACTTTGTTCATCTCAAAGTCTGACCGATGAAATGCTTAAAAGATATAGTTACCGACTTCACAAAAGAACAAAGTAGAGTATGTCACCTCAGATTTACCGTCTTTTTCTAAAGTAACTCATTCTAACAGATGCAAAAGAAAGAGTAGAATCAAAGCAACCAAAAACTGACATAAAAGCTGTAACTTGCTGATCACTCTCAAGCACTTGAGCATCAAATTTTCGTTAAAGTGATCTAGTGGATTTCTCAGTTTGGGGACTTTGTAGTGTCCTATAAGCAAAACCAATCATATTCTACAAATTGTAGTAAATTTATGTCATTCTCCATATGACTTTTATGTGCTAAAACATTAACTGTGGTTTCCATGTTTCATCAGGCCTGAGGATGgcaaaaccctaaagcccatatGTCTGCTGCAACTATGTCGCATAGGAGTGATTATTTATGACTGGCTAGACATTTCCTGGCTAAAGGAATATTACAACTTTGGGTTTGATCACTATAATATCACATGGAAGAAAGTCGGTGTTTGGGGTCTCATTGATTGCCTCTTGGGAAATTCGGGACCATTCGCTTTTTGGTTGCAATCTTATATTTTTTGATGTGGAAAAATTTCTATACTGTTAGGCATTATTGATCTATTATACAAATTGATTACTGTAGTCAACTATATTTCCATGACTAATATGCATAAACCTTATTCATGCTAGGGTCGGAGAAAACGAAAACTTATGTGCAGCAATatcatgcaagaagaagaaagccaaTGTTTTCATTCCATTAATTGGAGTAGTTGGTGGACTTGCTATAGGCATCTGACAAGGGTCTGGTCTAATCACTGAGCCTTGATCCTTGTCCACCTCATCTTAGGCCTTTTCGTTTTGAGGCTATGCTATCATGTTTGTAGCATCAATGGTTATATTATTTAGcatgagaaaaagaaacaaggtAATGAGCTCATGGCTGCAAAGTCTGCTGAAGCTCATGGACTGGAAGCTTTGAAGTGCAATAGGCTTGAAATTTATTTTTAGGGCTGACCTGACAATTTTAAGTACATTTTTGGATGTATTTTGCAATGGGGGTTTCTTAGATGTGCTCCATTTGTGTATCAATACTAGCATATATTGTCAAATCCATTTAGGTACATTGTTGTGGATTAtaacaatcatatatatattggtaAATTACTATTTATTTGGTGATTTTTGATTCTAGCATTGAATATGAATCATTCTAGTAGGACAACAAATGAAAATGTCGTCTGATAAGGATTATAGGGTGGATTCAAACAAATTTTCAACAATTCACACGACGGTTCTTACCGATATCATTGTTGGATGCACACAAAGACGACAAGTATTAGCAAAAACCATCGTCTCAAATGTCACAATACAACGGTTCGAGTTATATCTGTCGTGTGAAGGCACACACACTGAACCGtagtatgagtagaagtcacaccacgCTAGAATCCTAAAaaccgtggtatgagtagaagtcacaccacgGCATATTTATGTCGACAGCTTGTCGACAGCATGTCGGCAGATCTGCCGGTCCATCAGACGACGGATTCAGCTGCAAACCGTCGACCCAATGATCGGTATACGACGGT
Coding sequences within:
- the LOC133711858 gene encoding uncharacterized protein LOC133711858 codes for the protein MYEQGHYPEWDEDHPIHFVGHSAGAQVVRVLQQMLADKAFKGYENTNENWVLSITSLSGAFNGTTRTYLDGMQPEDGKTLKPICLLQLCRIGVIIYDWLDISWLKEYYNFGFDHYNITWKKVGVWGLIDCLLGNSGPFAFWVGENENLCAAISCKKKKANVFIPLIGVVGGLAIGI